Proteins from a single region of Lysinibacillus sp. JNUCC-52:
- a CDS encoding methyl-accepting chemotaxis protein gives MSITKKLVLGFMTMMLITLVSSSSIYLQIVDIGKHYNSTLTVGLPQLYATGDLNKYIALEGSQVQTYLLGDEESLNHVRETQAIVDETMSLLKEQFDSEEAKQTLSNASEKVDTFENELEKVIALNQNEDVFAAAAYYTKNVIPIRGEAIDASDELKDLIEANFDQAQQEANQNAKESFLIAISIILVSILVGSGIAYVLNRKIAIPLRQLQQGVKTIAAGDLTADDIQLRSKDELGQLAVDFNSMKDILRRLLNQFAESASQLSASAEQLSASTEEVTASSVDIANQAEVASENTLTTATSARENAVAMDETASAVQHIAQSSHVLRTSASETTDVASQGVINIQSASDQMSTIYDATKVTTELIQRLSKQTEDIEHISKVITGITEQTNLLALNAAIEAARAGEAGKGFAVVADEVRKLAEESNKSAGQIVTLTNEIQKDTKNVEQAMRDSLHTVETGVEIIENAGTSFNDIVQAVDHMRTQIENISAVTEEISASTEQVSASVTQIAALSETTAEQAEGSQAASQQQLSTLQEISAVANDLSNQAMDLQTIVSHFKI, from the coding sequence ATGTCTATCACAAAGAAATTAGTTTTAGGTTTTATGACAATGATGTTGATAACACTTGTATCTAGTTCAAGTATTTATTTACAAATTGTCGATATCGGTAAGCATTATAATAGTACTTTAACAGTCGGTCTCCCACAGCTCTATGCGACAGGGGATCTCAATAAATACATAGCTTTGGAAGGGTCACAAGTACAAACATATCTTTTAGGAGATGAGGAGTCGTTAAATCATGTGCGTGAAACACAAGCGATAGTAGATGAAACGATGAGTTTACTGAAGGAACAATTCGATTCAGAGGAAGCGAAACAAACGTTAAGTAATGCAAGTGAAAAAGTGGATACGTTTGAAAATGAACTTGAAAAGGTCATCGCATTAAATCAAAATGAAGACGTTTTTGCAGCTGCTGCTTATTACACGAAAAATGTTATTCCTATTCGTGGGGAAGCAATAGATGCATCTGATGAGTTAAAAGATTTAATTGAAGCCAATTTCGATCAAGCTCAGCAAGAAGCAAATCAAAATGCAAAAGAATCATTCCTTATCGCTATTAGCATTATTTTAGTGTCGATTTTAGTAGGGAGTGGCATTGCTTATGTATTGAATAGAAAGATTGCAATACCCCTACGTCAATTACAGCAAGGAGTAAAGACAATTGCAGCGGGGGATTTAACCGCTGACGATATTCAACTTCGCTCTAAGGATGAATTAGGTCAACTTGCGGTAGATTTTAATTCTATGAAAGATATTTTGAGAAGACTTTTAAATCAGTTTGCAGAAAGTGCTAGTCAATTAAGTGCGTCTGCTGAACAATTAAGTGCTTCAACGGAAGAAGTGACGGCATCTTCTGTTGATATCGCAAATCAAGCAGAAGTCGCATCTGAAAACACGTTGACGACTGCAACATCAGCACGGGAAAATGCTGTCGCAATGGACGAAACAGCTAGTGCTGTACAACATATTGCACAATCTTCACATGTCTTACGAACTTCCGCTTCTGAGACAACGGATGTTGCAAGTCAAGGTGTCATAAACATTCAGTCGGCAAGTGACCAAATGTCAACAATTTATGATGCAACGAAAGTAACGACTGAACTTATTCAACGTTTAAGTAAACAAACCGAAGATATCGAGCATATTTCAAAAGTTATAACAGGCATTACAGAACAAACGAATCTGCTGGCATTAAATGCTGCTATTGAGGCAGCACGTGCAGGGGAGGCTGGGAAAGGATTTGCTGTAGTAGCTGATGAAGTAAGAAAATTAGCAGAGGAATCGAATAAATCTGCAGGACAAATTGTCACACTTACGAATGAAATACAAAAGGATACAAAAAATGTGGAGCAGGCAATGCGTGACAGCTTACATACAGTAGAAACAGGTGTCGAAATAATCGAAAATGCTGGGACTTCTTTCAATGATATTGTACAAGCAGTTGATCATATGAGAACGCAGATTGAAAACATTTCTGCTGTGACAGAGGAAATTTCCGCAAGTACTGAACAAGTTTCTGCCTCAGTCACACAAATTGCTGCTTTATCAGAAACGACAGCTGAACAGGCAGAAGGCTCACAAGCAGCTTCACAACAACAGCTTTCAACTTTACAAGAAATAAGCGCAGTCGCAAATGATTTAAGCAATCAAGCAATGGACTTACAAACAATTGTTAGTCACTTTAAAATCTAA